GGCCAGCAGCAGCTGCTGGCCGACCACATCCCGGGGTGCCCGGGTCTGGACGTCGTGACCTCCCTGCACGGCCACGACGGTTTCCTGGTCGAGTCCGACCAGGTCGGCGCCCTCGCAGGCACCCTGCTCGCCTGACCTCCCCCGTCGAGGGCGGTGGATTCGCGACCGTTCGACTCCCCCGGCCTGTGCCAGGTGGATATGCGACCGTCTGGACGCTGAATCGGTCGCATACCCACCGCCCCTCGGGAGTAGTCCCCCCTCGGGGCCCCGGGCGACGCCGGCCGCGGCGACTACCCTGACCGAGTGACCCACGAGACCCCCGACGTCCAGGGCGCCGCGTTCTGGGACGAGCGCTACGCGACCTCGCGACGGATCTGGAGCGGCAACCCCAACCCGACCCTCGTCACCGAGATCGCGGGGATGCCCCCGGGCCACGCGCTGGACGTGGGCTGCGGCGAGGGAGCGGACGCGCTGTGGCTCGCGGCGCAGGGGTGGACGGTGGTGGGCGCCGACCTGTCCACGGTCGCGCTCGGTCGCGCGGCCGAGCACGGCGCCGACCTGCAGCTGACCGAGCGGGTCGCGTGGCAGCAGACCGACCTGGTCGCCGATCCGCCGGAGCCGGGGTCGTTCGACCTCGTCACCTCGCACTTCACCCACCTGCCGCCGGACGCCCGTCACCGGTTGTTCGACGGGCTGGCCGCTGCCGTGCGGTCCGGGGGGACGTTGCTGTTCGTCGGCCACGACTACGGCGACATCGCGGCCGGCATGCCCCGGCCCCCGCGGCCGGAGGTGTTCCACACCCCCGACGAGCTGGCGGCCCGGCTCGACGACGCGTGGACCGTCGAGGTCAGCGAGCTGCGCCCGCGGCACGCGACGACACCCGAGGGGGTGAAGATCACGATCCACGACACCGTGCTGCGCGCCCGCCGCAGTTGACCCCGCCCTGCGCCACTGCGCGCGCCACCCCGGTCAGACGAGCTTGCGGACGATCCCGAGCGGAGCGCGCTTGAGGACCTGGCCGAGCGGGACCCAGGGCCACCCGGGCACCGACGCCTCGGCGACCTCCTTGTCGATCGCCTTGACGATCGACCGCACACCGGTCGCGGTGTCGGCCATCAGCTTCTGCTCCGAGGCGACCACGTCGTTCATCTCCGACACGATGTATCCCGGGTAGATCGTGGTGACCTTGATGTCCAGGTTCTTGCGGCCCATCAGGTCGAGCCGGATGCCCTCGGCGAGATGCGCCAGACCGGCTTTGGTGGCGGCGTAGGTCGTCACCGTCGACGGCAGCCCGCGCATCGCCGAGATGGACGAGATCACCACGAGGTGGCCGGCCTTGCGCTCGTAGAAGTGCTCCATCGCGGCCTCGCACTGGGCGAGCGCGGCCACGAAGTTGGTCTGCGCGGTCTCGGCGTTGGCGGCGAACCCTCCGGTACCGATCTTCACGCCCTTGCCGAGGCCCGCGTTGACGACGACGCGGTCGAGACCGCCGAGGTCGGCGGCGGCCTGCTTCGTGACGGCAAAGACCTGGTCGTGGTCGTTGACGTCGAGCTGGTGCACGACCACCTCGACGTCGGGGTGGGCAGCCAGGATCTCGGACCGCAGCTCCTCCAGCCGGTCGACGCGACGCGCCGTGAGAGCGAGGTGGTGGCCCTTGGCGGCGAACTGGCGGGCCATCTCGGCGCCCAGGCCCGAGCTCGCCCCGGTGATCAGGATG
The Aeromicrobium marinum DSM 15272 genome window above contains:
- a CDS encoding class I SAM-dependent methyltransferase; the encoded protein is MTHETPDVQGAAFWDERYATSRRIWSGNPNPTLVTEIAGMPPGHALDVGCGEGADALWLAAQGWTVVGADLSTVALGRAAEHGADLQLTERVAWQQTDLVADPPEPGSFDLVTSHFTHLPPDARHRLFDGLAAAVRSGGTLLFVGHDYGDIAAGMPRPPRPEVFHTPDELAARLDDAWTVEVSELRPRHATTPEGVKITIHDTVLRARRS
- a CDS encoding SDR family oxidoreductase, which gives rise to MRRNILITGASSGLGAEMARQFAAKGHHLALTARRVDRLEELRSEILAAHPDVEVVVHQLDVNDHDQVFAVTKQAAADLGGLDRVVVNAGLGKGVKIGTGGFAANAETAQTNFVAALAQCEAAMEHFYERKAGHLVVISSISAMRGLPSTVTTYAATKAGLAHLAEGIRLDLMGRKNLDIKVTTIYPGYIVSEMNDVVASEQKLMADTATGVRSIVKAIDKEVAEASVPGWPWVPLGQVLKRAPLGIVRKLV